The following proteins are co-located in the Pelecanus crispus isolate bPelCri1 chromosome 5, bPelCri1.pri, whole genome shotgun sequence genome:
- the LOC104026021 gene encoding caspase-10, translating to MEDDVSLKFRQHLLFIDENLVAEDVAALKFLCTDLLPFKKLESVTSAVDIFQLLMAEDYLNEEDTFLLAELLYRIKCHSLLKQLGYTKEKVQECLHEKGRVSPYRQMLYELSENITNEMLKDIVFLLQDCLPKRHVTLSALELLILLEKRGLLTEDNVQVLEEVCMRVSPDLLETVNCYKRAKVSLPQQENTLPVKESSLSHTRDIKVFTSPQETSIKSLGSNINDNKAASLTHGFSEMNLELPGEFSNVDNESKKMTSYKMDGPHRGFCLVINNVNFDRSLPERKGSCKDAGELERVFTWLGLDVRTYMDLTSWQIKDLMRTWQHVQDHKDRDCFVCCILSHGESGAIYGKDEELVSIRMIMSHFTAKQCPQLAEKPKLFFIQACQGKEIQCPVYVEADARIPDLSSMQQRISPSESIPEEADFLLGMATIDGYVSFRHVEQGAWYIQALCSKLQLLVPRGEDILSILTEVNEDVGRRVDRLGTKKQMPQPAYTLRRKFIFPIPRDPPPSQQH from the exons ATGGAGGATGATGTCAGCTTGAAGTTCCGTCAGCATCTTCTGTTCATTGATGAAAATCTGGTGGCTGAAGATGTAGCAGCTTTAAAGTTTCTCTGTACTGACTTGCTCCCCTTCAAAAAACTAGAAAGTGTGACGTCAGCCGTGGACatctttcagcttctcatggCTGAAGACTATCTGAATGAGGAAGATACTTTCCTACTAGCTGAACTTTTGTACAGAATTAAATGTCACTCCTTGCTCAAGCAACTTGGTTATACCAAGGAGAAAGTGCAAGAATGTCTGCATGAGAAGGGAAGAGTGTCTCCATACAG GCAGATGCTGTATGAATTGTCAGAGAACATTACTAATGAGATGTTGAAGGATATCGTATTCCTCCTGCAAGACTGTCTTCCAAAGCGACACGTAACTCTT TCCGCTCTGGAATTGCTGATTTTATTGGAAAAACGGGGCCTTTTAACTGAAGACAATGTACAGGTACTGGAGGAAGTCTGTATGAGAGTTTCACCTGATCTCCTGGAAACAGTAAACTGCTACAAAAGGGCAAAAG TGTCTCTGCCTCAGCAGGAGAACACTCTGCCAGTCAAGGAATCTTCACTGTCTCACACTAGAGACATCAAAGTATTCACTTCCCCACAG GAGACCTCGATCAAATCTCTCGGTTCCAATATCAATG ataaCAAAGCAGCTAGTCTTACACATGGCTTCTCTGAAATGAacctggagctgcctggagaaTTCAGCAATGTAGACAATGAATCCAAG AAGATGACAAGCTACAAAATGGATGGACCACACAGAGGATTTTGTCTTGTTATTAATAATGTTAACTTCGATAGGTCTCTTCCAGAGAGGAAGGGTTCTTGCAAAGATGCTG GGGAACTGGAGCGAGTATTCACATGGCTTGGTCTGGATGTGAGGACTTACATGGATCTGACGTCTTGGCAGATTAAAGATCTCATGCGAACCTGGCAGCATGTGCAAGATCACAAAGACAGGGACTGTTTTGTATGTTGTATTCTGTCTCATGGAGAGTCAGGAGCGATCTATGGGAAAGATGAGGAACTTGTATCAATCCGCATGATCATGTCCCACTTCACTGCCAAACAATGTCCACAGCTGGCTGAAAAACCCAAACTCTTCTTTATCCAAGCATGTCAGGGTAAAGAGATACAGTGTCCTGTCTATGTTGAAGCTGATGCACGAATTCCTGACTTGTCTTCCATGCAACAGAGGATTTCTCCTTCTGAAAGTATTCCTGAAGAGGCTGATTTCCTCCTAGGCATGGCCACAATTGACGGATATGTCTCTTTCCGGCATGTTGAACAGGGTGCTTGGTATATTCAGGCCCTGTGCAGCAAGCTACAGTTGTTGGTACCAAG GGGTGAAGATATTTTGTCCATTCTTACAGAAGTTAATGAAGATGTGGGCAGACGTGTTGACCGCTTGGGGACAAAGAAGCAGATGCCCCAACCAGCATATAccttaagaagaaaatttataTTCCCAATACCTAGAGACCCTCCTCCTTCACAGCAACATTGA